ttgtttatttgcatttgtagatttctcctaaattcaccgaTTAGatcatgcctcatttgcatattttaacatacgatttcagaaaatgtataaaattaaaaataattgtcttcaaggtgctattgataatatTGATAACGTTCAACCAccacatttacttcacaacaagttgttgccaggcacttaccgtcaatctcagccatttatccgtttttttccacactaattGACGACCCAGAAACACCATGTGTTACCAAtgttgttatactattggctcacaagccttgttagaagtgggaacccaACAtctgatatcttccacagagataaacaaaacattcattttggacccgccaacatttttaaaatgattaacacaatcagaatatatttatttttatttggcacctttcttaAGGCTCTGTTGATGTAGTATTTAAATCAATAAGACCTTAGATGTAAGTAATAAACTGGGGAAATTTCATGgtgtcttgtaaaatgtctggaaTTTTACAAAACTTAGCTTTAAAAgtcgttttctcaaaatgaggttttcctcactctgagccagaaatctccacttcagtatcacttacatccaccaaactttccagtttcattcctctctatattctgaaggtttttacagaggggtttgttcatatatcaatCATAGTctgattaatataatattttattcctaaaaacatggtaaaaaatgttttttttatggctgttgacagtattttctgatttatggagtgataaaaagcgATATCCAAAAATCCCTATGTAAAAACCTTTTACTCtcatatgtcaacaaaatgaaacaagaattttgaacctggctttatctaatgttcagatttccgttctggaaatgtatgcaaattagcacatatttaataagataatgcctcatttgaatgtttgaacataaaatttcagaaaacttgtaataataaaattaagaaaGTGAATGcacttatttcccaaaatgtcaaacctcTGCTTCAAGTATTCCATTATGTTGTTTGTCTCATCTCATAATTACAATAATTCCACAAAAAATGTAAGACATGAGAAATATGTGGGGTTTTGTTTGCTGATATCACCTCTATGTGTTGCTGTGAATACACTCAGCTTACCTAGTATCCTGAGTCTGTTGACAGCCCCATGCAGGGTGAAAAAGGCCCACAGGACCTGAGAGGAGTCCACACAGAGTAGCCGGCCCCGTCCCACTCCGTTCACCCCGTGGTGCACCTCTCCGCTGGGCAGCAGGCTGAAGCTGAGCACGTCTCCGGAGCAAGGCATGGGGAAGCCCCGGTGCACCACCCAATACTCTTTACGGTCCAGGAGCACCTCGGGGTCTGCCGGTAAGTCCCCGGCGTGCAGACTAGCCGGGTCGCAGGATGTTAAACCAAACAACAGCGCCCCGAAGTAGGGCAGGCCCAGGTGGCCCACTTCCACGTACAAAGTCTCGCCCACGTGCAGCGGACGGTCACTGAACACCAGAGTCCGACTGCTGTCCAGAAAGTGGATGCAGGCGGCCGAGCGGTCTGCGGAGAGTATCACGTCAGAGCCACGGACGGGGTGAAAGTGCAAGTCATTGTCCAGCGGGGAAGGAAGTCCCCGGACCACCCTCGGGGTGCTGAATCCAGTGGAGGCAGAAGAGGACGGTGtgttggaggaggaagaggtggaggagcagcaggggaTGAGCTGAGTGTAGTTATTGAGCTGGAGGTTGGCCATCTTGGCAGCAGCGGCCTGGTTGTTCTCCAGCTGATTGTTGCTGTAATTGGCCGAGTCATGGCTACTCTGGGGCAGATAGGCACTCAGACGGGCCGCGCTCAGGCAGCTGGATCCCACACTCTCAGCAAACGTGCTTTCTGTGGTGGAGAATATGGACAAACAAGTTCGTGACTGGGACATGGTACGATAACATCTGTCCCGTGTAAGCTCGGGACACTTCATCTTTTTTCTCTCGTTTCTAGAGAGTCCTTTTTTCTTCCATGATACCTGAGGAGAAGCTGGGTGCTGAGATACTATCTGCATGTGTTACCGCAGCCTCTTTGATGTCTGCTTTTACTCCATGAGCGCTTTTGTTGACATGGGCATATCATAGGACTAGAACTAATGAATAACTtaattatgcttattttctcAATGGATTAATCATCCATAAAACATGGCTATAAAACCTGAGAaaactgtgttgtttgttgtgtgtgagtTAAATAAACCTTAGTTTTTAGAAAGCCGTGTTGGCCAGACAGTCACCAGCTTATTTACCTCCATGAGCTCTTCTAAACTGCCACGCTTCCCGCACAGATTTCATAGTACAGCTGAATTTCTTTATGAGGGGCTGATATAAAGACATCTGGCGCTAGTAGTCCCCCTTTGACTTATGATACATTCCTTTATTACTATTTCTAGTGATGCTGGAGCAGTTGAGTGCACTGGCCCCTCCAAAGCTCCTGGGATCTGCCGCCTTGACCAAACATGGCTATAGCTCTTGTCAGACTGAAGATAAACACACCCAGTGAGTACGAGAGGGAACCACAGGGGAGAGGGTGATGGAAATGAAGGAAGAGGGAGAAAGTGACACAGCGCGGGACATTGATAGTAAGAGAGCGGAGAGGTTCAGGGTGGGTTGAGATCCGTGGTCCACATCCTGTTTATCTCTGTATGTTCTGGTTTTCTAGACAAACTAGTTTTGTCACGCAGACAGTGGATCATTGAGCCACCCCAGTCCCTACTACCTACTCCTACTATATATGCCATGCTGGCACAGCTGCTCTCTGAACTCTCAGGAAGCTGCTTAAATTAGCTGTGAATGTGTTGACACTATAAAAATAAGTTCCTGAGGTTTCGGGGGGTTGTCAAAGCCATGGTCAAAATACACGGCCTTCTAGCTGACTCCAGTCAAAAAATATCCATTACTCAATACTTTATTGGATGTATATGAATTGTAATGATGGATTTTGTGCAGATTCATGACCAGTCAGTTGTGAAATTTGTTCCTCTCGCTTCCCTTTTGAATGTGAGTCAGTTTATGCTCGCCTCTCTCGGCTGCAGTcacgacaaaaaaacaataagtaTTTTATAGGAGTCATTTCATAGAGCAAGTAAACAACATAATAAAGTGCTTACCAAGCAGCGTGACCTCCTGAGTGATGCCATAGATATCTATGATGGCCCAGAGTGGACAGCCGATGCTGAGCCCGCAGTGGAAGAGGATGGGCTCTCCGTCGTTGATGCTGTAGAAAACTCTCCCGTGGCGGTCGGCCCAGAACGACAGCACGTTGTCCTTCAAGGCCAGCCTCTCGGGCAGAGCTTTAGCCCAGTAGCCGGGCCGTGTCACCAGGTCTGGGCAAGCATACTTGGGGATGTCTGTGGCGAGCAATTCGCTCGGGTCCAAACTGGTGAAACCAAAGCGTAGAGCTCCACTCCAGCCGGTGTGCACGCCACTCAGGCGAAGACGCACCTGAAGGAATGGCAACGTTTAACTTTTATTCTTTACATCTTTGTTGTTGATAAAAAAGCACAGTGAGTTGAAAACAAACCTTCTCATAGAGGTGGACAGGCCTGTGGCTGAAAGTGATGCCATTACAGAAGCTGTTCTTGCGCGTGGCACGGCGAAGCTGCCCGTCCAACCTGATGTTCTTGCCTTTGGCGTGGGGGTGAAAGCGGGGCGACTCCACATTGATGCTGACCGGAGCAGCCGACGTTCTTCTCTCCACACCTGCCCCGTTGTTGGGCAGGGTGTAGTACTGCCTGCTGGCCACCGGACGGGGTTGCAGAGTCGCATCTGTGGGTACCAAAAATATCAGGGGGTTCAGTGAGAGAACAGAAAGCCATCAATGATTCAAACTGATCAAGAGAGCAGCGCGGTGTGTGAACAGCAGGTCTGCTTTTGTGCGACTCCGACAAGGTcaaaacaggaatgttagtGACACCAGCTGTTGGAAAAAGAGGCGAACATATCAGCACACAATAACTCGTTTGCAAGTGGTCCATGGCAGTTGGTTTAGAGGGCAGAGGCCAGTTATGTAAAGGAGCCCACAGCACTTCCTTTCCCACACTGACACTAAAAAtcccctctgctcctctcaACAAGCACATTAAATAGTCCCTTTTAGCATGTAACccacatttacagtataaaaaggCAAACTGTCCCAAATCAGTCTTCTTACCACATCCATATGGGACATTTATatcacagaaataaaacaaggtAAATTTAGACAAAACCCATGTGCATACATCACTGGGAAACATACAAGGGACATTCGGTTCATGTAAAATCAACATATATTTCGGCGGTGCTAATATTAATAGCGTCACGGGAGAGaggaaaacataacaaaaaaaaatgaacagaaagtCGACAACAGACGTGATAAGCCTTCCTCTTATTTATGGGCTACACACACCCTTGGCCTACAGCATAAACAAACCCGGAATAGCCCCTTTCATTCCTCCACAGTTATCTTCAGAAGTGGAATGAATCACACAGCGCCTAGTCAGTGAAGAAATACCAAAATGAAAGGCTTAATCTTTCATCTCATCTTCACAGGAGTCAATGCCCTTCAAGAATCCCTTCATGAAGCATCACAAAACAAATTAACAAGGATCAGAAATCACATGAGACAAAGTGGCTTAAAAGAGACTGTTTGGGGTTTTACATTAAGTCAAATGAAAGCTATAGATGAGAGTTTATGGTATAGACTGGATGAAATCCAATATTCAAAGGGAGGCAGTGTTTCTATTTGCTTCGGGGGCCACAGAGTGATTGCATTTCTGTTTAAAATTCACTGGGATCTGGTGTAAAGACAATAACTCAGTGAAATACTCCACAGTACATTTCCTAAATTAGACATTAACACTGATTATATTCTAAACTATAAAACAGCAGCAAGAACATCTGTAACATCTCAAGTGATGCGTGGGTGCCCCTTTCCCTTCTGTTCCTGGGAATTTAGCTTTTGAGGGagtaaaaaaatacactttgggTGAAAGTATGGAGAAAAACATGTTGAGGATCAGCCTACGGGCATTAGTATCAGCTGCCTTGCTTACAGAGGGATGCACTGGGACTCTGCAATGAAGACTGTTGAAGACACTTGTTTGCCATTATTAGATGAAAGGCAAAGCCTACCAGGTCATGCAGTGAGGGATAGTCCAAGTTTGTGCCTCTCCAGTCACATGCGATCACTTACTTCAACACTAACTTCTGTTCTAAAGGTATTTCCAGAATCCTTAAAAACTCTTAAAGAAATGTCCGTCTGCAGCACAACAAAAAATGATTTTAGCTAATGTGAAACAAACTTAAAGGTACCctacagagtttttttttttttttttcttacctctAGGAGCGCTATGGAACAGGTTTTTTATTTGTCCCCATTTTGTTTGCCTTGTGCACGTGCACGAGGACGCACATGCATATGCAATAGACAATAGTTTCACACCATGATGTGAAACTAATGCACTAGGAAATGCAGCAATGTGCCAATAAaggcagggaagaagaagacagatgGCAAGTAAACATGGATAACTGGCTAACAAAATTGGCTTAGCAAATATTTTATGAGCAAAGAATGCATTCAACACGTCTGTTAGACTTCAAGGCtaaacacaatgtgtttttgtgagaaTCGCCGACTGTAAACATAGCTTTAGTGTGTTTATAAAAAAACTCCCCAGGGCACTTTAAAGAGTTTTATTATCGCTCATAATTGTCTATATTGATGATGCTTTCTATTTGTGTTTTAAGCAAAATAAGTCTTTTTTCTATTGCGGCACAAAGAGAGCAACAGATTCCTGGATAGGTGGTATAGTTAAAGCTTGAGAAACAGGTTTTTTACCGTGCAGCTGAGATGGTTTAAAGAGTCGGTGATGATTCTGGAAATACCGTCAGAAAAGATCACTGGATGATGAAATTTCAGAAA
This DNA window, taken from Sebastes umbrosus isolate fSebUmb1 chromosome 9, fSebUmb1.pri, whole genome shotgun sequence, encodes the following:
- the neurl1b gene encoding E3 ubiquitin-protein ligase NEURL1B isoform X1, whose amino-acid sequence is MGNKQSNVCIPFGLLLNCTTEDATLQPRPVASRQYYTLPNNGAGVERRTSAAPVSINVESPRFHPHAKGKNIRLDGQLRRATRKNSFCNGITFSHRPVHLYEKVRLRLSGVHTGWSGALRFGFTSLDPSELLATDIPKYACPDLVTRPGYWAKALPERLALKDNVLSFWADRHGRVFYSINDGEPILFHCGLSIGCPLWAIIDIYGITQEVTLLESTFAESVGSSCLSAARLSAYLPQSSHDSANYSNNQLENNQAAAAKMANLQLNNYTQLIPCCSSTSSSSNTPSSSASTGFSTPRVVRGLPSPLDNDLHFHPVRGSDVILSADRSAACIHFLDSSRTLVFSDRPLHVGETLYVEVGHLGLPYFGALLFGLTSCDPASLHAGDLPADPEVLLDRKEYWVVHRGFPMPCSGDVLSFSLLPSGEVHHGVNGVGRGRLLCVDSSQVLWAFFTLHGAVNRLRILGTLQSSPPSTSPSTSQSSSPDDSDSDLAFSVNRSSSASESSLVTAPSSPLSPPVSPTLTAPELPSAGKNGECTICFDQDVDTVIYTCGHMCLCNDCGLKLKRQINACCPICRRPIKDVIKTYRP
- the neurl1b gene encoding E3 ubiquitin-protein ligase NEURL1B isoform X2, giving the protein MGNTTPKPLIDATLQPRPVASRQYYTLPNNGAGVERRTSAAPVSINVESPRFHPHAKGKNIRLDGQLRRATRKNSFCNGITFSHRPVHLYEKVRLRLSGVHTGWSGALRFGFTSLDPSELLATDIPKYACPDLVTRPGYWAKALPERLALKDNVLSFWADRHGRVFYSINDGEPILFHCGLSIGCPLWAIIDIYGITQEVTLLESTFAESVGSSCLSAARLSAYLPQSSHDSANYSNNQLENNQAAAAKMANLQLNNYTQLIPCCSSTSSSSNTPSSSASTGFSTPRVVRGLPSPLDNDLHFHPVRGSDVILSADRSAACIHFLDSSRTLVFSDRPLHVGETLYVEVGHLGLPYFGALLFGLTSCDPASLHAGDLPADPEVLLDRKEYWVVHRGFPMPCSGDVLSFSLLPSGEVHHGVNGVGRGRLLCVDSSQVLWAFFTLHGAVNRLRILGTLQSSPPSTSPSTSQSSSPDDSDSDLAFSVNRSSSASESSLVTAPSSPLSPPVSPTLTAPELPSAGKNGECTICFDQDVDTVIYTCGHMCLCNDCGLKLKRQINACCPICRRPIKDVIKTYRP